CAAGGTGAAATACCCAGAGCATAACCTCGTTCGCTCACGTAATCAGCTCTTGCTCTATCGTGACGTACGTCGTCATGACCAGATGATGGCTGACTTTGTGAAGAAAATATTGAAGCAATGAAACAATTAAAGGTAAAACGTTTGGAGTGTCAGCAGGTGAAAGCTGTTGACATTCCAGCCCTTTTCAAGGATAATAGCGTATCTTATAATATGATAGATACAGTAGACTGGGCAGCAGAATTCCCTTATTGTCCACAGGTTGAGTTTGCTATTGCTCATAAAGGCGATACCATTCTGTTGCATTATCGAGTTGAAGAAGACTGCGTGCGTGCTGAGGCTGGCACCGACTTAGGTCCAGTTTGGCAGGACTCATGCTGTGAGTTCTTCTGTAGTCCTGATGAGGAAGGAGGCTATTATAACCTTGAAAGCAACTGTATCGGTACGATATTGCTGTGCAATGGACAGGGACGAGAGAATCGTACTCATGCTCCAGCAGCCGCCTTAGAGCAGATTGATCGTTGGGCATCTTTGGGTCGTGAACCCTTCGAGATGAGAGAGGGACGACAGGCATGGGAACTCACACTCGTTGTTCCTGTTAGTTCTTACTTCCGTCATACAATAGAGAATCTCTCTGGAAAGACGATAAGAGCCAATTTCTATAAGTGTGGTGACAAGACAT
The nucleotide sequence above comes from Prevotella melaninogenica ATCC 25845. Encoded proteins:
- a CDS encoding carbohydrate-binding family 9-like protein, which gives rise to MKQLKVKRLECQQVKAVDIPALFKDNSVSYNMIDTVDWAAEFPYCPQVEFAIAHKGDTILLHYRVEEDCVRAEAGTDLGPVWQDSCCEFFCSPDEEGGYYNLESNCIGTILLCNGQGRENRTHAPAAALEQIDRWASLGREPFEMREGRQAWELTLVVPVSSYFRHTIENLSGKTIRANFYKCGDKTSQPHFLSWNPIALPSPDFHCPAFFGELNFE